A single region of the Changchengzhania lutea genome encodes:
- the cmk gene encoding (d)CMP kinase, producing MNKITIAIDGFSSTGKSTVAKQLAKHLGYVYVDTGAMYRAVTFYAMKNGLIDNTDFNAEALVYQLPNIELSFKFNKALGFAEVYLNGVNVEKEIRTLEVSSFVSQVSTISEVRLKLVEQQQKMVKDKGIVMDGRDIGTVVFPKAELKLFMTASAATRAERRYQELTERGDTVSYNAVLQNVKERDYMDSTRKDSPLVKADDAIEIDNSNMTLDEQFKKILQLVKMTIEDCE from the coding sequence ATGAATAAAATCACCATTGCCATAGATGGATTTTCATCAACAGGAAAAAGCACCGTGGCCAAACAACTTGCAAAACATTTGGGTTACGTTTATGTCGATACGGGCGCCATGTATAGAGCGGTAACATTTTATGCCATGAAAAATGGTTTAATTGACAATACCGATTTTAATGCAGAAGCCCTCGTGTATCAGTTACCAAATATTGAACTCAGTTTTAAGTTTAATAAAGCTTTGGGTTTCGCTGAAGTATATTTGAACGGTGTTAATGTTGAAAAAGAAATTCGTACGTTAGAAGTCTCAAGTTTTGTTAGTCAGGTTTCTACAATTTCTGAAGTTAGACTTAAATTAGTGGAGCAGCAACAAAAAATGGTCAAAGATAAAGGGATTGTCATGGACGGTCGGGATATTGGTACGGTGGTTTTTCCTAAAGCAGAACTGAAACTATTCATGACTGCCTCAGCAGCTACCAGAGCAGAAAGGCGTTATCAAGAACTTACAGAAAGAGGTGATACGGTGAGTTATAATGCTGTTCTACAAAACGTAAAAGAACGTGACTATATGGACTCTACAAGAAAGGACTCTCCGTTAGTTAAGGCAGATGATGCTATTGAAATAGACAATTCCAATATGACTTTAGATGAACAGTTTAAAAAAATACTTCAACTCGTAAAGATGACTATTGAGGATTGTGAATAG
- the porQ gene encoding type IX secretion system protein PorQ, with protein sequence MLKKIIALFCLLFSLGVKAQVGGEATYQFLNLISSPRQAALGGKVLTNVDYDVTQALFNPATINVAMDNQLALNFSSYLGGIGYGTAAYAYTIDRRTQTFHAGMTYINYGSFDGYDENGVSTGSFSGNETALSFGYAMQVGYTDFYFGANVKLITSKLEQYSSFGAAVDLGLIYINEDLDFHAALAIRNLGSQITTYAGLNEPLPFEVDFGISQRLENVPIRWHVTLENLQKWPISQPNPARATSDLGGNQSDEKIGFLGQVMRHTILGAELFPEGGFNIRLGYNFRRGEELRIVDQRNFSGLSAGISIKMSKMRFSYTHAKYTSAGNSNFFGLQIDLQ encoded by the coding sequence ATGCTAAAAAAAATAATTGCTCTTTTTTGTTTGCTCTTTAGCCTTGGTGTCAAAGCTCAGGTTGGGGGAGAAGCGACCTATCAGTTTTTGAACTTGATATCATCGCCACGTCAAGCAGCATTGGGAGGGAAGGTGCTCACCAATGTTGATTATGATGTGACACAGGCGCTATTTAATCCAGCAACTATAAATGTAGCTATGGATAACCAGTTAGCATTAAATTTCAGTAGTTATTTAGGAGGCATTGGTTATGGTACGGCAGCCTACGCGTATACTATTGATCGTCGAACGCAGACTTTTCACGCTGGAATGACCTACATTAATTACGGATCTTTTGATGGCTATGATGAAAACGGTGTTTCTACGGGATCATTTTCAGGAAATGAAACGGCTTTGTCTTTTGGTTATGCCATGCAAGTGGGCTACACAGATTTTTATTTTGGAGCGAATGTAAAATTGATTACTTCCAAGTTAGAGCAATACAGTTCCTTTGGTGCTGCCGTAGATTTAGGATTAATATATATTAATGAGGATTTAGATTTTCATGCGGCATTGGCCATCCGAAATTTAGGGAGTCAAATAACAACCTATGCTGGTTTGAATGAGCCACTGCCTTTTGAAGTAGATTTTGGTATTTCCCAACGTTTAGAGAATGTCCCTATTCGCTGGCATGTGACCTTGGAGAATTTGCAAAAATGGCCTATTTCACAACCAAATCCGGCTAGAGCGACTAGTGATTTAGGTGGTAATCAGTCTGATGAAAAAATTGGGTTTTTGGGTCAGGTCATGAGGCATACCATTTTGGGAGCAGAACTATTTCCAGAAGGAGGTTTTAATATTAGACTGGGATACAATTTTAGGCGAGGCGAAGAATTAAGAATCGTAGATCAGCGTAATTTTTCAGGGTTGTCTGCCGGAATTTCCATAAAAATGAGTAAAATGAGATTCAGCTATACGCACGCCAAATATACAAGTGCCGGAAATTCGAATTTCTTTGGTTTGCAAATAGATTTACAGTAA
- the lon gene encoding endopeptidase La, producing MKKSNFITLDSLSLQEFDENSELIPLMTPEDEEEINNESLPETLPILSLRNTVLFPGVVIPITAGRDKSIKLINDANKGNKVIGVVAQKDETVEDPSVKDIHETGTVARILRVLKMPDGNVTVIIQGKKRFKIAEVITEEPYMNATIREMPEAKPAKRNKEFSAIIESIKDLALEIIKENPNIPSEASFAIKNIESNSFLINFVSSNMNLSVSEKQLLLENNDLKSRALATLKLMNVEFQKLELKNDIQSKVQMDMSQQQREYFLHQQMKTIQEELGGVSHDEEIDEMKARASEKLWDANVKKHFDKEVGKLQRMNPQVSEYSIQRNYLELILDLPWNEFSKDKFDLKRAKRILDRDHFGLEDVKRRIIEYLAVLKLRNDMKSPILCLYGPPGVGKTSLGKSIAEALGREYVRVSLGGLRDEAEIRGHRKTYIGAMPGRIIQSLKKAGTSNPVFVLDEIDKLVNSHQGDPSSAMLEVLDPEQNSEFHDNFLEMGYDLSKVMFIATSNSLSTIQPALLDRMEIINVTGYTIEEKVEIAKRHLLPKQLKEHGLTKKHLKIDKPQLEKIVEGYTRESGVRGLEKQIAKMVRFAAKNIAMEEDYNIKVTNEDVIEILGGPKLERDKYENNNVAGVVTGLAWTRVGGDILFIESILSKGKGTLSITGNLGKVMKESATIAMEYIKSNADAFGIDPTIFDKYNVHIHVPEGATPKDGPSAGVTMLTSLVSLFTQRKVKKSLAMTGEITLRGKVLPVGGIKEKILAAKRARIKDILLCEDNRRDIEEIKPDYLKGLTFHYVTDMSDVIKIAVTDQKVKNAKTL from the coding sequence ATGAAGAAATCTAATTTTATTACCCTTGACAGTTTGTCATTACAGGAGTTTGATGAGAATTCAGAACTTATTCCGTTAATGACACCCGAGGATGAAGAAGAAATAAATAACGAATCCTTACCAGAAACTTTACCCATTCTTTCTTTAAGAAATACGGTATTATTTCCTGGAGTGGTTATTCCTATTACGGCGGGCCGCGATAAATCCATTAAACTTATTAACGATGCCAATAAAGGCAATAAGGTGATTGGAGTCGTCGCTCAAAAAGACGAAACGGTGGAAGATCCGTCTGTTAAAGACATTCATGAAACTGGAACGGTCGCTAGGATTTTAAGAGTCCTAAAAATGCCAGATGGCAACGTTACTGTGATTATTCAGGGTAAAAAGCGATTTAAGATAGCGGAAGTTATCACTGAAGAGCCCTATATGAACGCGACCATACGCGAAATGCCTGAGGCAAAACCCGCAAAAAGGAATAAGGAGTTTTCGGCTATTATTGAGTCTATCAAGGATTTGGCCCTTGAAATTATAAAGGAAAATCCAAATATTCCTAGCGAAGCTTCTTTCGCTATTAAGAATATTGAAAGCAACTCATTTTTAATAAATTTTGTGTCGTCAAACATGAATTTATCGGTTTCAGAAAAACAGTTGCTATTAGAAAACAACGATTTAAAAAGTCGTGCTTTGGCAACGCTCAAACTCATGAATGTTGAGTTTCAAAAGCTAGAGCTTAAAAACGATATCCAATCCAAAGTGCAGATGGATATGAGTCAGCAACAGCGCGAGTATTTTTTACATCAGCAGATGAAAACCATCCAAGAAGAGCTTGGTGGGGTGAGTCATGATGAGGAGATTGATGAGATGAAGGCACGCGCCAGTGAGAAGTTGTGGGATGCTAATGTTAAAAAACATTTTGATAAAGAAGTGGGGAAATTACAACGTATGAATCCTCAGGTTTCAGAATATTCCATTCAACGCAATTATTTAGAATTGATTCTTGATTTGCCATGGAATGAATTCAGCAAGGATAAATTCGATTTAAAACGTGCCAAGCGCATTTTAGACAGGGATCATTTTGGCTTGGAAGATGTTAAGCGAAGAATCATTGAATATCTTGCGGTGTTAAAACTGCGTAACGACATGAAATCGCCCATTTTGTGCTTGTACGGCCCTCCTGGAGTTGGAAAAACATCGTTAGGAAAGTCTATTGCAGAAGCTTTAGGTAGAGAGTACGTAAGGGTATCTCTAGGCGGATTACGTGATGAAGCGGAAATTCGCGGACATAGGAAAACCTATATAGGTGCTATGCCAGGGCGAATTATCCAAAGTTTAAAAAAGGCTGGAACCTCAAATCCGGTGTTTGTTTTAGACGAAATTGATAAACTGGTTAATTCGCATCAAGGCGATCCATCATCAGCCATGTTAGAGGTTTTAGATCCGGAGCAGAACAGTGAGTTCCATGATAATTTTTTAGAAATGGGCTATGATTTGTCAAAGGTTATGTTTATTGCTACCTCAAATAGCTTATCTACCATTCAGCCAGCCTTGTTGGACAGAATGGAGATTATTAATGTGACGGGTTATACCATTGAAGAAAAGGTTGAAATAGCAAAACGGCATTTGCTACCAAAGCAATTAAAAGAACATGGTTTAACAAAAAAGCATTTAAAAATTGACAAACCTCAATTAGAGAAAATTGTAGAAGGATATACTAGAGAGTCTGGAGTGCGTGGTTTAGAAAAGCAGATCGCTAAAATGGTGCGTTTTGCTGCAAAAAACATTGCCATGGAGGAAGATTATAACATTAAGGTAACCAATGAAGACGTTATTGAAATCTTAGGCGGACCAAAGTTAGAACGCGATAAATATGAAAATAATAATGTTGCCGGTGTAGTCACTGGTTTAGCATGGACGCGTGTTGGTGGTGATATTTTATTCATAGAATCCATTTTATCAAAAGGAAAAGGAACACTAAGCATTACAGGAAATCTTGGAAAGGTGATGAAAGAATCGGCAACCATTGCCATGGAATACATAAAATCAAATGCCGACGCATTTGGCATTGACCCAACTATTTTTGATAAGTATAATGTGCACATTCACGTACCCGAAGGCGCCACACCAAAGGACGGACCAAGTGCAGGTGTAACGATGTTAACCTCGCTGGTATCCTTATTTACCCAACGTAAAGTCAAGAAAAGCTTAGCCATGACTGGTGAAATAACCTTACGAGGAAAGGTGTTGCCAGTTGGCGGTATCAAAGAAAAAATCCTTGCGGCAAAACGTGCCAGAATTAAAGACATTCTTTTATGTGAGGATAACAGACGCGATATAGAAGAAATTAAACCTGATTATTTAAAAGGTTTAACTTTCCATTATGTGACAGATATGAGTGACGTGATTAAAATTGCAGTGACGGACCAAAAGGTCAAGAATGCTAAAACTTTATAG
- a CDS encoding rhomboid family intramembrane serine protease, with protein MGNLNLITIIIIAANVIISYKGFGDFAFFEKYKFNVGAVRRGEQIRLFSSGFLHADTAHLFFNMFTLYFFADVVIGLLGGFSFIIIYIGSLLLGSLLSLYFHKDEYHYSAVGASGAVMGVIYAAILLQPGMSLYMFFIPIPIPAYVFGIGYLLYSIYGMKKRIGNIGHDAHFGGAIGGYAITLLLAPWLLQTNLLMIGLLALPIVLLFALKKAGKM; from the coding sequence ATGGGTAATTTAAATTTGATCACCATTATAATCATAGCTGCCAATGTCATCATCTCTTATAAAGGTTTTGGTGATTTTGCTTTTTTTGAAAAGTATAAATTCAACGTAGGTGCCGTTCGAAGAGGAGAACAAATCCGTTTATTTAGTTCAGGGTTTCTACATGCAGATACGGCGCACTTATTTTTTAATATGTTTACACTTTACTTTTTTGCTGATGTAGTTATTGGCTTGTTGGGAGGTTTTAGTTTTATAATCATTTATATCGGGAGTTTATTGCTAGGGAGTTTGCTGTCTTTATATTTTCATAAGGACGAATATCATTATAGTGCGGTAGGTGCTAGTGGTGCTGTTATGGGTGTTATTTATGCTGCTATTTTATTACAGCCAGGAATGAGTTTGTACATGTTTTTTATTCCTATTCCCATTCCCGCATATGTTTTTGGAATTGGGTACTTGCTCTATTCTATTTACGGCATGAAAAAACGAATAGGAAATATAGGACATGATGCACATTTTGGAGGTGCCATTGGCGGTTATGCGATAACATTGTTATTGGCGCCCTGGTTACTTCAAACCAATTTATTGATGATAGGGTTGCTGGCATTGCCAATAGTATTATTATTTGCTTTGAAAAAGGCAGGGAAGATGTAA
- a CDS encoding lysophospholipid acyltransferase family protein translates to MQFLVYILVYPFLWLISILPFRLLYLVSDFLYVLLYYIIGYRRKVVTGNLELVFPEKPKAEIAYIRKKFYKHLCDMFLEMTKTMTISSASLKKRFKVLNPEELKRLESLNKSVLLMYGHYASWEWSLELQNHSQLQGYAVYKKLANPYFDKLVRNIRSKFDTALISTKEIIAIIKQNEIENKKSITAFLSDQSPRLRKDVYWSEFMGVKVPCFTGAERLAKKLDLTIAYLKVTKVKRGFYEAEIITLAEKPKAYKDYELTDLFLREVEKQIHKAPEYYFWTHKRWKHHGKLKE, encoded by the coding sequence ATGCAATTTCTAGTTTATATTTTAGTTTATCCATTTTTGTGGCTGATTTCCATCCTTCCATTTAGATTGCTTTATTTGGTTTCCGATTTTCTATATGTACTACTCTACTATATTATAGGCTATAGAAGAAAAGTGGTGACTGGAAATTTGGAATTGGTTTTTCCTGAAAAACCCAAAGCGGAAATCGCTTATATCAGAAAAAAATTCTACAAGCATCTTTGCGATATGTTTTTAGAAATGACCAAAACCATGACCATTTCGAGTGCTTCATTAAAAAAACGGTTTAAAGTTTTAAATCCAGAAGAACTTAAACGTTTAGAAAGCTTAAATAAAAGTGTGCTTCTAATGTACGGCCATTATGCCAGTTGGGAATGGTCTTTAGAACTTCAAAACCATTCGCAACTACAAGGTTATGCGGTTTATAAAAAACTCGCTAACCCGTATTTTGATAAATTGGTTAGAAACATCCGCTCAAAATTTGATACCGCTCTCATTAGTACTAAAGAGATTATTGCTATTATCAAGCAAAATGAAATTGAAAATAAAAAAAGTATTACTGCCTTTTTAAGTGACCAATCACCGCGGCTGAGAAAAGATGTCTATTGGAGTGAGTTTATGGGGGTTAAAGTGCCATGTTTTACAGGCGCTGAACGGCTGGCAAAAAAACTAGATTTAACTATCGCTTATCTAAAAGTGACTAAAGTAAAACGTGGCTTTTATGAAGCTGAAATTATTACACTAGCTGAAAAACCGAAAGCGTATAAAGATTACGAATTAACCGATTTATTTCTTCGTGAAGTGGAAAAACAAATCCATAAAGCACCAGAATATTACTTCTGGACCCACAAACGTTGGAAACATCACGGGAAGTTGAAGGAATAA
- the glmM gene encoding phosphoglucosamine mutase gives MTLIKSISGIRGTIGGTVGDNLTPIDAVKFASAYGVWLKTQREKEHYKVVVGRDARISGGMIQNLVMNTLVGLGIDIVDLGLSTTPTVEVAVPMEHADGGIILTASHNPKQWNALKLLNEKGEFLNAAEGAKILDIAESDAMSFAGVDSLGKITKNQAYIDLHIDEVLDLPLVSVDAIKKAKFKVVVDGVNSTGGIAIPLLLERLNVHPVKLFCEPNGEFPHNPEPLKEHLSDLSKTVVKEHADFGIVVDPDVDRLAFVDENGDMFGEEYTLVACADYVLSKNPGNTVSNMSSTRALRDVTERHGGTYEASAVGEVNVVALMKKNKVVIGGEGNGGIIYPELHYGRDALVGVALFLSLLAEKQMRVSELRKTYPNYFMSKKKIQLTPGLDVDGILKRIEDIYHNEQLTTIDGVKIDFSESWVHLRKSNTEPIIRIYTEAQSQTEADDLADKFIKEIGEIAKA, from the coding sequence ATGACACTTATAAAATCAATTTCAGGAATTAGAGGCACCATCGGTGGTACGGTAGGCGATAATTTAACACCTATAGATGCTGTTAAATTCGCATCGGCTTATGGTGTTTGGTTAAAAACGCAGCGTGAAAAGGAACATTACAAAGTTGTCGTTGGAAGAGATGCTAGAATTTCTGGTGGAATGATTCAGAATTTAGTCATGAATACACTGGTCGGACTTGGTATCGATATTGTAGATTTAGGACTTTCTACCACACCTACGGTGGAAGTTGCTGTGCCTATGGAACATGCAGACGGCGGTATTATTTTAACAGCGAGCCATAATCCGAAACAATGGAACGCTTTAAAATTATTAAATGAGAAGGGTGAGTTTTTAAATGCTGCTGAAGGTGCAAAAATCCTAGATATCGCGGAAAGTGATGCCATGAGTTTTGCAGGTGTAGATAGTTTAGGAAAGATAACAAAAAATCAAGCTTACATTGATTTGCATATTGATGAGGTTTTAGATTTGCCGCTAGTAAGTGTAGATGCTATTAAAAAAGCCAAGTTTAAAGTGGTTGTAGATGGTGTGAATTCTACGGGAGGCATTGCCATTCCGTTGTTATTAGAGCGATTAAATGTGCATCCGGTAAAATTGTTTTGCGAACCCAATGGCGAATTTCCTCATAATCCAGAACCTCTAAAAGAGCATTTATCAGATTTATCTAAAACGGTTGTGAAAGAACATGCCGATTTTGGTATTGTTGTAGATCCAGATGTAGACCGTTTGGCGTTTGTGGATGAGAATGGTGATATGTTTGGAGAAGAATACACTTTGGTGGCTTGCGCAGATTATGTGTTAAGTAAAAACCCGGGCAATACTGTAAGCAATATGAGTTCTACACGAGCCTTACGGGATGTGACCGAAAGACATGGCGGTACCTACGAAGCCAGTGCTGTAGGAGAAGTGAATGTTGTTGCCCTTATGAAGAAAAACAAAGTGGTCATAGGTGGTGAAGGCAATGGTGGTATTATTTATCCGGAGCTGCATTATGGTCGTGATGCTTTGGTGGGCGTCGCTTTATTTTTAAGTCTTTTAGCAGAAAAACAAATGCGCGTTAGCGAATTAAGAAAGACCTATCCTAATTATTTTATGAGCAAAAAGAAAATTCAGTTAACACCCGGTTTAGATGTTGATGGGATTTTAAAGCGCATTGAAGACATATACCATAATGAACAATTAACAACCATTGATGGTGTAAAAATTGATTTTTCAGAGAGTTGGGTACATTTACGTAAAAGCAATACCGAACCTATTATCAGGATCTATACCGAAGCGCAATCTCAAACAGAAGCGGATGATTTGGCCGATAAATTTATTAAAGAGATTGGGGAGATCGCTAAAGCTTAA
- a CDS encoding acyl carrier protein phosphodiesterase, producing MNYLSHIYLSGDNELVTIGNFIADGIKGKRYKKYDKHIQIGILLHRHIDTYTDAHKTVRKSTKRLHEKYGHYSGVIVDILYDHFLAKNWDAYCETPLSEYVETFYNSLENHYHILPLRIQKMMPFMIADNWLLSYASIEGITRVLEGMNRRTKNISGMNEATVELHTFYKEFEIEFTSFFDDLIISSKQKLTELMSSKSL from the coding sequence ATGAATTACTTATCACATATTTATCTTTCTGGCGATAACGAATTGGTTACTATTGGTAATTTTATTGCAGATGGTATTAAAGGAAAGCGTTATAAGAAATATGACAAACACATTCAAATTGGTATTTTATTGCACAGACATATAGACACCTATACCGATGCCCATAAAACCGTTAGAAAAAGCACCAAGCGCTTACATGAAAAGTACGGTCATTATTCTGGGGTTATTGTAGATATTCTATATGATCATTTTTTAGCAAAAAATTGGGATGCCTATTGTGAGACGCCGTTAAGTGAATATGTCGAAACTTTTTATAATTCATTAGAAAATCATTATCACATCCTACCATTACGCATCCAAAAAATGATGCCTTTTATGATTGCCGATAATTGGTTATTAAGTTATGCCTCTATAGAAGGTATAACCAGAGTGTTGGAAGGTATGAATCGCCGTACTAAAAATATTTCTGGAATGAACGAGGCAACTGTAGAATTGCACACCTTTTACAAGGAATTCGAAATAGAATTTACATCGTTTTTCGATGACCTTATAATATCCTCTAAACAAAAATTAACCGAATTAATGAGCTCAAAATCCTTATGA
- the ggt gene encoding gamma-glutamyltransferase gives MKKSIILLLALVFISCKSANNKPETYVPVRGLVTQNAMVVSARKEASQIGSDILEQGGNAFDAMVGTELALAVAFPNAGNIGGGGFMIYRKANGDMGAIDYREKAPMAATKNMYLDANGHVIPDISTLGAMAVGVPGTIAGVFEVHKKFGSLHIEAILQPVIDLANRGVIVTEKQVQTISSKYDDFSKANRDTIPFMMPWKANDTIKYPALAKTLERIMLNGPDEFYKGETAKILAGFVQGNGGILTEADLANYKAKWRTPITFSYDDLKITSMSPPSSGGICLGQIMTMIEPFPLDEYEHNSLKYIQVLTEAERRAYADRSFFLGDPDFVTIPQDTLVSKSYLKDRMASFSFDAATPSHALSHGNIAIVESKETTHYSIVDRYGNAVSATTTLNASYGSKLYCSELGFFLNNQMDDFSSKPGESNMYGLIGAEANSISPEKRMLSSMTPTIVEKNGVLFMVVGTPGGSTIITSVLQTILNVHEFNMTMQDAVNASRFHHQWLPDRILMEPNSFNEKTIKALKKLGYKINEDIAPIIGKVDGILVLKDNTLEGGADYRGDDTAIGF, from the coding sequence ATGAAAAAATCAATTATTCTTCTATTAGCCCTAGTCTTCATATCATGTAAAAGCGCTAATAATAAACCCGAAACCTATGTGCCGGTAAGAGGCTTGGTTACCCAAAATGCCATGGTGGTTTCTGCCAGAAAAGAAGCATCTCAAATTGGTAGTGATATTCTTGAACAAGGTGGCAATGCTTTTGACGCAATGGTGGGTACAGAACTGGCATTGGCTGTGGCTTTTCCTAATGCTGGCAATATTGGCGGTGGCGGTTTTATGATTTACCGAAAAGCAAATGGTGATATGGGGGCTATTGACTATAGGGAAAAGGCGCCGATGGCAGCAACTAAAAACATGTATTTAGATGCTAATGGCCATGTGATTCCAGACATAAGCACCTTAGGTGCTATGGCGGTTGGCGTTCCAGGGACTATAGCTGGCGTTTTTGAGGTTCATAAAAAGTTTGGGTCTTTGCACATTGAAGCTATATTACAGCCAGTCATTGACTTAGCCAATAGAGGAGTTATCGTTACCGAAAAGCAAGTGCAAACTATATCAAGTAAGTACGATGATTTTTCAAAAGCGAATAGAGATACGATTCCTTTTATGATGCCCTGGAAAGCAAATGACACTATTAAATATCCCGCTTTGGCCAAAACCTTGGAACGTATCATGCTTAATGGGCCTGACGAGTTTTACAAAGGTGAGACTGCTAAAATTTTAGCAGGTTTTGTTCAAGGCAATGGGGGCATACTTACAGAAGCCGATTTAGCAAATTACAAAGCCAAATGGCGTACCCCAATTACTTTCTCTTATGACGATTTAAAGATTACATCTATGTCGCCGCCTTCTAGTGGGGGTATTTGTTTAGGACAGATTATGACGATGATCGAACCTTTTCCCTTAGATGAATATGAACACAATTCATTAAAGTACATTCAAGTTCTTACCGAAGCAGAACGTCGTGCCTACGCCGATAGGAGTTTCTTTTTAGGAGATCCTGATTTTGTGACCATTCCTCAAGACACGCTTGTTAGCAAATCTTATTTAAAAGATAGAATGGCTTCATTTTCATTTGACGCAGCAACACCCTCTCATGCATTGTCACACGGTAATATAGCCATTGTTGAGAGCAAGGAAACAACCCATTACTCTATCGTGGACCGTTATGGAAATGCTGTGTCCGCTACCACCACCCTTAATGCAAGTTACGGCTCAAAATTATATTGTTCAGAATTAGGTTTCTTTTTAAACAATCAAATGGACGATTTTAGCAGCAAACCTGGGGAATCCAATATGTATGGACTTATTGGCGCCGAAGCCAACAGTATTTCACCAGAGAAACGCATGTTGAGTTCCATGACACCTACCATTGTAGAAAAAAATGGAGTCCTTTTTATGGTGGTTGGAACACCAGGTGGCTCAACTATAATTACTTCAGTTTTACAAACCATCTTAAATGTGCATGAGTTTAATATGACCATGCAAGACGCTGTAAACGCCTCAAGATTTCATCACCAATGGCTTCCAGACCGTATTCTAATGGAACCCAATTCGTTTAATGAAAAAACCATTAAAGCCTTAAAAAAATTAGGCTATAAAATAAATGAAGACATAGCACCTATAATTGGCAAGGTCGATGGAATACTTGTTTTAAAGGACAACACGTTAGAGGGTGGTGCAGATTATCGAGGGGATGATACAGCCATCGGTTTTTAG